One window of the Triticum dicoccoides isolate Atlit2015 ecotype Zavitan chromosome 3B, WEW_v2.0, whole genome shotgun sequence genome contains the following:
- the LOC119275600 gene encoding 40S ribosomal protein S15a-5-like, producing MGRRILNDALRTMVNAERRGKATAQLQPISGVMISFLNIMKHRGYIKNFEVFDPHRVGKITVELQGRIKDCKALTYRQDLRATEIEKYRTRMLPTRQWGYVVVTTPNGVLDHEEAIRQNVGGQVLGYFH from the exons ATGGGGCGGAGGATCCTCAACGACGCGCTGCGCACGATGGTGAACGCGGAGCGGCGGGGGAAGGCGACGGCGCAACTCCAGCCCATCTCCGGCGTCATGATCTCCTTCCTCAACATCATGAAGCACCGAG GTTACATAAAAAATTTCGAGGTCTTTGATCCACATAGGGTTGGAAAAATCACCGTGGAACTTCAGGGAAGGATTAAAGATTGCAAAGCTCTCACTTACAGGCAGGACCTCAGAGCTACGGAAATAGAAAAATACAGAACTAGGATGCTTCCAACACGGCAG TGGGGCTATGTTGTGGTGACCACCCCAAATGGCGTTTTAGATCACGAGGAAGCAATTAGGCAGAATGTAGGTGGCCAGGTCCTCGGTTACTTCCATTGA
- the LOC119281162 gene encoding CASP-like protein 1C1, with amino-acid sequence MAKARRSVVLALRIGTAAAAGVAAIVMATSHKTTTVFGVQVQAKFQYTPSFVFFVAANVVACAYSLLALLVPPASPAARHVLVADAALGMVLTGAAAAAAAISALGKNGNSHAGWQPICGLVPTFCDHVTGALACGFVAVVLHLLVVLHSIYTMNS; translated from the exons ATGGCGAAAGCACGGCGGTCCGTCGTCCTCGCGCTCAGGATCGGgaccgcggcggcggccggcgtcgcGGCGATAGTCATggccacgagccacaagacgaccACCGTCTTCGGCGTGCAGGTGCAGGCCAAGTTCCAATACACGCCGTCCTTCGT GTTCTTCGTGGCCGCCAACGTCGTCGCGTGCGCCTACAGcctcctcgccctcctcgtgcCGCCGGCGAGCCCCGCCGCGAGGCACGTCCTCGTGGCCGACGCG GCGCTCGGCATGGTGCTCACCGGcgccgccgcggccgcggccgccaTATCGGCCCTGGGGAAGAACGGGAACAGCCATGCCGGCTGGCAGCCGATCTGCGGGCTAGTACCCACTTTCTGCGACCATGTCACGGGAGCTCTCGCCTGTGGCTTCGTCGCGGTCGTCCTTCACTTGCTCGTCGTTCTCCATTCCATTTACACCATGAACAGCTAG